Proteins encoded by one window of Geobacter sp. DSM 9736:
- a CDS encoding ribbon-helix-helix domain-containing protein: MVRTQVQLTEEQVASLKHLAAEQHVSMAGIIRRAVDLLARTRFVPDDKTRRQKAAAAAGRFHSGCGDLAKEHDRYVAEAFHR; the protein is encoded by the coding sequence ATGGTGAGGACACAAGTGCAACTGACCGAAGAGCAGGTAGCATCTCTTAAACATCTGGCTGCCGAGCAGCATGTATCAATGGCGGGAATCATCCGCAGAGCTGTGGACCTTCTGGCCCGAACACGCTTCGTCCCCGATGACAAGACCCGGCGGCAAAAAGCGGCAGCGGCGGCAGGCCGATTTCATTCCGGCTGCGGTGATCTTGCAAAAGAGCACGACCGGTATGTCGCGGAGGCGTTCCACAGATGA
- the leuB gene encoding 3-isopropylmalate dehydrogenase, with product MAKTYKVAVLPGDGIGPEVMAEALRVLDAVEKKYEVKFERTHANVGGAGIDNEGKALPQTTIDICRASDAILFGSVGGPKWETLPPDEQPERGALLPLRKIFGLYANLRPAIIFPSLTGASSLKEEVIAGGFNVLVVRELTGGIYFAQPKGIEGTGRERVGFDTMRYSVPEIERITHVAFQAARKRGKKVCSIDKANVLSSSVLWREVVTGIGKEYPDVELTHMYVDNGAMQLVRWPKQFDVLLCENMFGDILSDEAAMLTGSLGMLPSASLAEGTFGMYEPSGGSAPDIAGQGIANPIAQILSAGMMLRYSFGMVDAADAIDNAVAKVLDQGYRTRDIYQKKDGEKLVNTREIGDAIVENLG from the coding sequence ATGGCGAAGACATACAAAGTGGCGGTTCTGCCGGGGGACGGCATCGGGCCGGAGGTGATGGCCGAGGCGCTCCGCGTGCTGGACGCGGTTGAGAAGAAATACGAAGTGAAGTTCGAGCGGACCCATGCCAACGTCGGCGGGGCAGGCATCGATAACGAGGGGAAGGCGCTGCCCCAGACGACCATCGACATCTGCAGGGCGAGCGACGCCATCCTTTTCGGTTCCGTGGGCGGTCCGAAGTGGGAAACTCTTCCCCCCGACGAGCAGCCCGAGCGCGGCGCTCTTCTGCCGCTGCGAAAGATCTTCGGGCTCTACGCCAACCTGCGACCCGCCATCATCTTCCCTTCGCTTACCGGCGCCTCCTCCCTCAAGGAAGAAGTCATCGCCGGCGGTTTCAACGTCCTCGTCGTCCGCGAGCTGACCGGCGGCATCTACTTCGCCCAGCCGAAAGGGATCGAGGGGACGGGACGCGAGCGGGTGGGTTTCGACACCATGCGCTATTCGGTCCCCGAGATCGAGCGGATCACGCACGTGGCGTTCCAGGCGGCCCGCAAGCGCGGCAAGAAGGTCTGCTCCATCGACAAGGCGAACGTTCTTTCCTCCTCGGTCCTATGGCGCGAGGTGGTAACCGGCATCGGCAAGGAGTATCCCGACGTCGAGCTCACACACATGTACGTGGACAACGGCGCCATGCAGCTCGTGCGCTGGCCGAAGCAGTTCGACGTTCTTCTGTGCGAGAACATGTTCGGTGATATCCTTTCCGACGAGGCTGCCATGCTGACCGGCTCTCTCGGGATGCTTCCGTCGGCGTCGCTGGCTGAGGGCACCTTCGGCATGTACGAGCCTTCCGGCGGCTCGGCCCCCGACATTGCAGGCCAGGGGATTGCGAACCCCATCGCCCAGATCCTCTCAGCGGGAATGATGCTCCGCTACTCCTTCGGGATGGTGGATGCGGCGGACGCCATCGACAACGCCGTGGCGAAGGTCCTCGACCAGGGGTACCGTACCCGCGACATCTACCAGAAGAAGGACGGGGAGAAGCTGGTAAATACTCGGGAAATCGGCGACGCTATCGTGGAAAACCTAGGTTAA
- a CDS encoding PIN domain-containing protein: protein MSIFIDTSGFLAVLDSDDSCHEKARAEWLRLLDSDHDLISSSYILVETIAVLQKDWVWKRCGCSRKMWFRC, encoded by the coding sequence ATGAGCATATTCATCGACACCTCCGGATTTCTTGCCGTCCTCGACAGTGACGATAGCTGCCATGAAAAGGCAAGAGCAGAGTGGCTTAGGCTGCTGGATTCCGACCATGACCTGATATCCAGCAGCTATATCCTGGTGGAAACCATTGCCGTGCTCCAGAAAGATTGGGTTTGGAAGCGGTGCGGGTGTTCCAGGAAGATGTGGTTCCGGTGCTGA